Proteins co-encoded in one Neoarius graeffei isolate fNeoGra1 chromosome 11, fNeoGra1.pri, whole genome shotgun sequence genomic window:
- the LOC132894697 gene encoding up-regulator of cell proliferation-like, giving the protein MASDTDDLEEMQVCGLGSAQMKSSPRKDDLLSFLKTLGLEKYYPHKLTLRSLLEINSASVSDEEVHSLQAIPLAFLRKILMANSNSRSLLTMPGENNETDDLFAEQDCDGSLNLLDLQTALFVCADSFLQQEIALKMSMCQFAVPFLLPQGLQNQCTLMLWALRGILKEWRPHSMSESKGFVEDSVVNAKIPLLSFVRLSNCTLSKSQVLNQVLNKAQQHHDFFSHREMIGGSAPRVIANGMVEICWNLPCGNNSIDVFPEPVAIANLRGDACTFETQFSFLTQVSTAVFVFLDSVEEKEQKLLASLQGIKSKIFLVVNSQRNMSQNVKSSIKTAVNTLQLEREQTIVKNQNMNLANFSNMISFAIKKLVGEHDHTCKISSLKSVAQDLGLATDESENSPSISAEKTAEEIMKRIGVRQVVDYKKTRLPLQGENWKRLAHIEKEQCRLQHSGAVSLEEYKVQLQNEKDEIRNKQSQYKMSETMDILIKALSTSDDIERNFFLRWLGLKLDMRSRKHISDLRHKYTKCEQQKDRDGMTRIDQELLDCSLGIEHYMREIGQIYETASFSSTKISGKIRSLPILAAKMLLAGFPLELLDGDASNIPEKWVSDVLLELHRMVGEKSRLLVLTVLGVQSTGKSTLLNTMFAVQFAVSSGRCTRGAFMIFLPVGNDLKEELCCDFVLLIDTEGLKSPALAKLEDSYEHDNELATFVIGLSDVTIINVAMENSTEMKDILQIAVHAFLRMKEVGKKAVCYFVHQNVAGVSAYEKSMTDRKQLLDQLNEMTVIAAEMEKKPNVKKFTDVLDYDLENNNWYIPGLWHGTPPMAPVNTGYSVAVLDFKKRLLEALKARTDAQPSEIPEFLHWMSSLWRAVKFENFIFSFRNVLVAHVYDKLCKEFSEWEWIFKRQILSLLTNASVQISNTDSSHFEEVVEPLKQNIEKEITLQTNEITKNLKDYYKRKDQNVHLVEKYKIDFTNSIKSLQSEMKDEMRKRVDAALEMRRNKEKVEKIQSKQAAMIEEQVLKLLQNYKHSKEKVSDETLEADFETMWNREVANITCLKERDVPSDVLKQLRASLGNRQVNEDLQKVENLTEYGQKDFKVKKKHVNMGKGFERLKGFFKIHTTMQTLQIIAVDVITSCTRMIEHFTQTKGDYQGTFTKDVLDEIDGRLKKEGSKISLQFETDLKLHICGIASRKFLEMHRKYLREKDPLKHLEKFKSQYLSDFIDLYKERDQCQRKAQDFAQLCLKPAVTEYINQSLGPDIVDVVLENNPSQYSTRVLFQYTIQKELLEKSKFNDFAEYILHYENYVKEWIYNHVIECFSKDTSLQQLKMKKLDSVITKITQAMEASKLEADGTHLPNNAEGTAIFIQNLYKAMSHVISMSMSTVERVLFQNASCCVPFTKSLYECIDDLKKQVEKEISGSTDITETLKNVSVKPQDELFKRVFGCGMQCPFCKTPCEAGGKEHQLHHAAVHRPQGLGAYRDKDTLVLSEEICTSSVHGNGAFENYETKFQLHPYKDYQKYYPDWHIAPDMFIEASDYWKYVLVTFNQQFAERYEAKPAMYPGAWNKITKENALSSLKRSFNIT; this is encoded by the exons ATGGCCTCTGACACAGATGACTTAGAAGAAA TGCAAGTCTGTGGCTTGGGATCAGCACAGATGAAATCAAGCCCTCGCAAAG ATGATCTTCTTTCATTTTTGAAAACACTGGGACTTGAGAAGTACTACCCACACAAACTAACTCTGAGGTCTTTGCTGGAGATCAACAGTGCCAGTGTATCTGATGAAGAGGTTCACTCACTGCAAGCAATACCACTGGCTTTCTTACGCAAGATACTGATGGCTAATTCAAATTCAAGATCTTTACTCACTATGCCTGGTGAAAATAATGAAACAGATGACTTGTTTGCTGAACAGGACTGTGATGGTAGTCTAAATCTTCTAGATCTCCAAACTGCCCTCTTTGTCTGTGCTGACAGTTTCCTTCAGCAAGAAATCGCACTTAAAATGTCAATGTGCCAGTTTGCAGTACCTTTTCTGTTACCCCAAGGACTACAGAATCAATGCACTCTTATGTTATGGGCTCTTCGAGGTATCCTGAAAGAATGGCGACCACATTCAATGTCAGAATCTAAAGGGTTTGTTGAAGACAGTGTTGTTAATGCAAAAATTCCCTTGTTATCATTTGTGAGGTTAAGTAACTGCACCTTGTCCAAGTCACAGGTTTTGAACCAAGTGCTCAACAAGGCACAGCAGCACCATGATTTCTTTTCTCATCGAGAAATGATCGGAGGATCTGCTCCAAGAGTAATCGCAAATGGGATGGTTGAAATATGCTGGAATCTGCCATGTGGAAACAATAGCATTGATGTCTTTCCTGAGCCAGTGGCTATCGCTAATTTAAGAGGAGATGCTTGCACATTTGAAACACAATTCAGTTTCCTTACTCAGGTGTCAACAGCTGTCTTTGTGTTCCTAGACAGTGTTGAAGAAAAGGAGCAAAAGCTACTTGCTTCTTTACAAGGAATTAAGTCCAAAATCTTTCTTGTGGTCAACTCTCAGAGAAATATGAGCCAGAATGTGAAGTCATCTATTAAAACAGCAGTTAATACTCTGCAGTTGGAAAGAGAACAAACAATTGTAAAAAATCAAAACATGAATTTGGCAAATTTCTCAAACATGATCAGTTTTGCCATTAAAAAACTGGTAGGTGAGCacgaccacacatgcaaaatcagTTCTTTGAAGAGTGTTGCTCAAGACTTAGGTCTTGCCACTGATGAAAGTGAAAATAGTCCCAGTATATCAGCAGAGAAAACGGCAGAGGAAATAATGAAACGTATTGGTGTTCGTCAAGTGGTGGACTATAAAAAGACACGGCTCCCACTGCAAGGTGAAAATTGGAAAAGGTTGGCTCATATAGAAAAAGAGCAATGCCGATTACAACATTCAGGGGCAGTGAGTTTGGAGGAGTATAAGGTTCAACTTCAAAATGAAAAAGATGAAATTCGGAACAAACAAAGCCAGTATAAAATGTCAGAAACGATGGACATATTAATAAAGGCATTGTCGACCTCTGATGACATTGAGCGAAACTTCTTTCTCAGATGGTTGGGACTAAAACTAGACATGCGATCACGCAAACACATATCAGACCTTCGGCACAAATACACAAAGTGTGAACAACAGAAAGACAGAGATGGCATGACTCGAATAGACCAGGAGCTTCTTGATTGTTCTCTTGGCATAGAGCATTACATGAGAGAGATAGGACAAATCTATGAGACTGCTTCATTTAGTTCAACTAAAATATCTGGAAAAATAAGAAGTCTCCCCATTCTGGCTGCCAAAATGCTTCTGGCTGGGTTCCCTCTTGAACTACTTGATGGAGACGCATCAAATATCCCAGAGAAATGGGTGAGTGATGTTCTCTTGGAGCTTCACAGGATGGTTGGGGAGAAGAGTCGTTTGCTGGTTCTGACTGTGTTAGGGGTTCAGAGTACTGGTAAATCAACACTGCTCAACACGATGTTTGCAGTTCAGTTTGCAGTGAGTAGTGGACGATGCACACGTGGAGCATTCATGATTTTCCTTCCTGTGGGTAATGATTTGAAGGAGGAGTTATGTTGTGACTTTGTGCTTCTGATTGATACAGAGGGTTTGAAATCACCAGCACTGGCAAAACTGGAAGACAGTTATGAGCATGACAATGAATTGGCCACATTTGTGATTGGACTGAGTGATGTAACCATCATCAATGTAGCAATGGAGAATTCCACAGAGATGAAAGATATCTTGCAGATAGCAGTTCATGCTTTTCTACGGATGAAGGAAGTTGGTAAAAAAGCAGTCTGCTACTTTGTCCATCAAAATGTTGCTGGTGTATCTGCATATGAAAAAAGCATGACAGACAGAAAACAACTCTTGGACCAACTAAATGAGATGACAGTGATTGCAGCTGAAATGGAAAAGAAGCCTAATgtgaagaaattcactgatgttttGGATTATGATTTGGAAAATAATAACTGGTATATACCAGGTCTATGGCATGGCACACCACCAATGGCACCTGTGAATACAGGCTACAGTGTGGCTGTTCTTGATTTTAAGAAAAGACTCTTGGAGGCGCTTAAAGCAAGAACAGATGCACAACCCTCTGAGAtcccagagttcctgcactggatGAGTAGCTTATGGCGTGCAGTGAAATTTGAGAACTTCATCTTTAGTTTCAGAAATGTTCTTGTGGCCCATGTGTATGACAAACTTTGTAAAGAGTTTTCAGAATGGGAGTGGATTTTTAAAAGACAGATCTTGTCTTTGCTAACTAATGCATCAGTTCAAATCTCTAACACTGACAGCAGCCATTTTGAAGAGGTTGTTGAGCCACTGAAACAAAATATAGAGAAAGAGATCACACTTCAAACGAACGAAATTACTAAAAACTTGAAAGACTACTACAAAAGGAAAGACCAAAATGTGCATTTGGTGGAAAAGTACAAAATTGATTTTACTAACAGTATTAAATCTCTGCAGAGTGAAATGAAGGATGAAATGAGAAAAAGAGTGGATGCTGCACTTGAAATGAGAAGAAACAAGGAAAAAgtagaaaaaatacagagtaagcAAGCTGCTATGATTGAGGAACAAGTTCTGAAATTACTGCAGAATTACAAACATTCTAAAGAAAAGGTGTCTGATGAGACTCTCGAAGCTGATTTTGAAACAATGTGGAACAGAGAGGTGGCAAACATCACATGTCTAAAAGAAAGGGATGTTCCTTCTGATGTTTTGAAGCAATTGCGAGCAAGTTTAGGAAATCGCCAAGTCAATGAGGATTTGCAGAAAGTTGAGAATTTGACAGAATATGGCCAAAAAGATTTCAAGGTCAAGAAAAAACATGTAAATATGGGAAAAGGTTTTGAAAGACTGAAAGGTTTTTTTAAAATCCATACTACAATGCAAACTTTACAGATTATTGCAGTTGATGTCATTACTAGTTGCACTAGGATGATTGAACATTTTACACAAACCAAAGGTGATTACCAAGGTACATTTACAAAAGATGTGCTTGATGAAATTGATGGACGCCTCAAAAAAGAAGGCTCAAAAATCAGTCTCCAATTTGAAACAGACCTTAAATTGCACATTTGTGGTATTGCTTCCCGGAAATTCCTTGAGATGCACAGGAAGTATCTCCGTGAGAAAGATCCATTAAAACATTTGGAGAAGTTTAAGAGTCAATATCTCTCTGATTTCattgatttgtacaaagagagggaTCAGTGCCAGAGGAAAGCACAAGATTTCGCTCAGCTCTGTCTCAAGCCAGCAGTAACTGAGTACATCAACCAGTCTCTTGGACCTGACATTGTTGATGTGGTTTTGGAGAATAATCCTTCTCAGTACAGCACGCGAGTTTTGTTTCAGTACACCATTCAGAAAGAACTACTGGAAAAATCAAAGTTCAATGATTTTGCAGAGTACATTTTGCATTATGAGAATTATGTCAAAGAGtggatatataatcatgtcattgAATGCTTCTCCAAAGACACATCTTTGCAACAATTAAAAATGAAGAAGCTGGACAGTGTAATTACAAAGATCACTCAAGCAATGGAAGCTTCTAAGCTTGAAGCTGATGGGACTCATTTGCCCAATAATGCAGAAGGAACCGCAATTTTTATCCAGAACCTTTACAAAGCTATGAGCCATGTCATCTCAATGTCCATGAGCACAGTGGAAAGGGTCCTGTTTCAGAACGCAAGCTGTTGTGTTCCATTCACCAAAAGTCTCTATGAATGCATTGACGACCTGAAAAAGCAAGTAGAAAAAGAGATTTCAGGTTCAACAGATATTACTGAAACACTGAAAAATGTGTCCGTAAAACCCCAAGATGAGCTGTTCAAGAGAGTGTTTGGTTGTGGGATGCAGTGTCCATTTTGCAAAACACCATGTGAAGCAGGAGGAAAGGAACATCAGCTACACCATGCAGCTGTGCATAGACCACAAGGACTTGGCGCCTACAGAGATAAAGACACTCTTGTCCTTTCTGAGGAGATTTGTACATCTAGTGTACATGGCAATGGGGCTTTTgaaaattatgaaacaaagttccAACTTCATCCTTACAAAGACTACCAGAAATACTACCCAGACTGGCATATTGCACCTGACATGTTTATCGAAGCCTCAGATTACTGGAAGTATGTGCTGGTGACATTCAATCAGCAATTTGCTGAAAGGTACGAAGCAAAGCCAGCGATGTATCCAGGTGCatggaataaaatcacaaaagaaAATGCTCTTAGTAGTTTGAAACGTTCCTTCAATATTACATGA